One stretch of Novosphingobium pentaromativorans US6-1 DNA includes these proteins:
- a CDS encoding CpaD family pilus assembly protein has product MHKPNMAFASRAAGTALALALGLGLAGCGGIPSNRSMNSVHQPVVEKVNYTLDVSTGGSGLAYGEQQRLGGWFEAMGAKYGDKVYVDDPTANSSTRSAIEAVASRYGLLLSESAPITEGYVPAGTARVVITRSKASVPGCPDWSAKSDANPANGLSSNYGCATNSNLAAMIADPEDLVRGATTTGETSVMSSSKAIDIYRKAQPTGASGLSNNSSKGGN; this is encoded by the coding sequence ATGCACAAACCGAACATGGCATTCGCCAGCCGCGCCGCCGGCACTGCCCTCGCTCTGGCCCTCGGCCTCGGTCTTGCAGGGTGCGGCGGCATTCCGTCCAACCGCTCGATGAACAGCGTCCACCAGCCGGTCGTCGAGAAGGTCAACTACACACTCGACGTATCGACCGGCGGCTCGGGCCTTGCCTATGGCGAGCAGCAGCGCCTTGGCGGCTGGTTCGAGGCGATGGGCGCGAAGTATGGCGACAAGGTCTATGTCGACGATCCCACCGCCAACAGCTCGACCCGCTCCGCGATCGAGGCTGTCGCTTCGCGGTACGGCCTGCTTCTGAGCGAATCCGCCCCGATCACCGAGGGTTATGTCCCGGCCGGAACGGCACGCGTGGTCATCACGCGCTCCAAGGCCAGCGTCCCGGGGTGCCCCGACTGGTCAGCCAAGAGCGATGCCAATCCCGCCAACGGCCTGAGCAGCAATTACGGCTGCGCAACCAATTCCAACCTCGCCGCGATGATCGCCGACCCCGAGGACCTCGTGCGCGGCGCCACGACTACCGGTGAAACCTCGGTCATGAGTTCCTCGAAGGCGATCGACATCTACCGCAAGGCGCAACCGACCGGCGCCAGCGGCCTCAGCAACAATTCAAGCAAGGGTGGGAACTGA
- a CDS encoding YegP family protein, whose translation MAHRFEIRKNKAGEYVAYFCYNAETMFWTEGYSSKASAKNAIESIIKNGPGAEVVDTTTD comes from the coding sequence ATGGCGCACCGCTTCGAGATCCGTAAGAACAAGGCCGGCGAGTACGTGGCCTATTTCTGCTACAACGCGGAAACGATGTTCTGGACGGAAGGCTATTCCAGCAAGGCTTCGGCGAAGAATGCCATCGAATCGATCATCAAGAACGGACCGGGTGCCGAGGTCGTCGATACGACGACCGATTGA
- a CDS encoding NAD(P)/FAD-dependent oxidoreductase yields the protein MDARYDIVIVGAGMAGASLAAAIGTRARVLVIEGEDRPGYHTTGRSAAFWAESYGGPGVQPLTSASGPILRELGMLTTRTAVTLGRAGQESEIEAFAETYRAIGVEVELLDRAGMEARVPHLREGWTCAALEPSTCDIDVGSLHQYYLAQARKAGIELRCRSRLAEARREASGWTLKLADGQEVQAAILVNAAGAWADPVARIAGQRPIGITPYRRTVVQLAVIPEVPGDLPLVLDISGGFYFKPESGRLWLSPHDETPSRPCDAAPEEFDVALAIDRFEQVVDWPIQRLEHRWAGLRSFAPDRLPVYGFASEDPAYFWFAGQGGFGIQTAPAAAELGARLLMGESGGPVDPAPYAPARLG from the coding sequence ATGGACGCGCGTTACGATATCGTGATTGTCGGGGCCGGTATGGCCGGCGCCTCGCTTGCCGCGGCAATCGGGACGCGGGCGCGGGTGCTCGTCATCGAGGGTGAGGATCGGCCCGGCTACCACACCACCGGACGTTCCGCTGCCTTCTGGGCCGAAAGCTACGGTGGCCCCGGCGTGCAGCCGCTGACCAGTGCATCCGGCCCGATCCTGCGCGAACTTGGCATGCTCACGACGCGTACTGCCGTGACCCTGGGCAGGGCCGGGCAGGAAAGCGAGATCGAGGCCTTTGCCGAGACCTATCGGGCGATCGGAGTCGAGGTGGAACTGCTCGACCGGGCCGGGATGGAAGCGCGCGTGCCGCACTTGCGCGAAGGCTGGACCTGCGCCGCGCTGGAGCCGAGCACCTGCGACATCGACGTCGGGAGCCTGCACCAGTACTACCTTGCACAGGCGCGCAAGGCCGGGATCGAACTGCGATGCAGGTCAAGGCTTGCCGAAGCGCGGCGCGAGGCCTCCGGCTGGACGCTGAAACTGGCCGACGGACAAGAGGTTCAGGCTGCGATCCTCGTCAACGCGGCAGGCGCCTGGGCCGATCCGGTCGCGCGGATCGCCGGGCAGCGGCCCATCGGCATCACGCCCTATCGCCGTACGGTGGTGCAGCTTGCCGTGATCCCTGAGGTTCCCGGCGACCTGCCGCTCGTGCTCGACATTTCCGGCGGCTTCTACTTCAAGCCCGAAAGCGGCCGGCTCTGGCTCAGCCCGCATGACGAGACGCCGAGTCGCCCCTGCGATGCCGCTCCGGAGGAATTCGACGTGGCCCTTGCGATCGATCGCTTCGAACAGGTGGTCGACTGGCCGATCCAGCGGCTCGAGCATCGCTGGGCCGGTCTGCGCAGTTTCGCCCCGGACCGGCTGCCGGTCTATGGTTTCGCCAGCGAGGACCCGGCCTATTTCTGGTTCGCTGGCCAGGGCGGCTTCGGTATCCAGACCGCGCCTGCCGCCGCCGAACTGGGCGCGCGGCTGCTGATGGGAGAGTCGGGCGGTCCGGTCGATCCCGCGCCTTATGCTCCGGCGCGGCTTGGCTGA
- a CDS encoding type II secretion system F family protein, with protein MNALQLILVVAGMTSIIVLLFSAFSGPSPTKESARRLSSLRFRHSESATARVEAQMRKAVAARKPKMHHIAGSGSRIDALALRLHRSGLPWTLSQYIYTSVGIALAVTILFFLKSGAFFLSLAFGLFLGAGLPHSVVGHFIKRRSNAFTVKFPDAIELLVRGLRSGLPVTETLSVVAKEVPGPVGEEFKLVTERIKIGKTMEDALQETADRLAMPEFNFFCITLAIQRETGGNLAETLANLADVLRKRAQMKLKIRAMSSESKASAYIVGALPFIVFAMIWWINPGYIGEFFIDERLIVAGLGGMVWMGIGAFIMAKMVSFEI; from the coding sequence ATGAACGCACTTCAGCTGATACTGGTCGTAGCGGGAATGACGAGCATCATCGTGCTCCTCTTCTCGGCATTTTCGGGCCCCTCGCCGACCAAGGAATCCGCACGCCGCCTGAGCAGCCTGCGCTTTCGTCACTCGGAAAGCGCGACCGCGCGGGTCGAGGCCCAGATGCGCAAGGCCGTGGCCGCCCGCAAGCCCAAGATGCACCACATCGCCGGGTCCGGTTCGCGCATCGACGCGCTGGCCCTGCGCCTGCACCGCTCTGGCCTGCCTTGGACCCTATCGCAATACATCTACACCTCGGTCGGCATTGCCCTTGCCGTCACCATCCTGTTCTTCCTCAAGTCGGGCGCGTTCTTCCTGTCGCTGGCGTTCGGTCTCTTCCTCGGCGCGGGCCTGCCCCACTCCGTGGTCGGCCATTTCATCAAGCGCCGTTCGAACGCCTTCACCGTGAAGTTCCCAGACGCCATCGAACTGCTCGTTCGCGGCCTGCGCTCGGGTCTTCCGGTCACCGAAACGCTGAGCGTGGTTGCCAAGGAAGTTCCCGGCCCGGTGGGCGAGGAATTCAAGCTCGTTACCGAGCGCATCAAGATCGGCAAGACCATGGAGGATGCGCTCCAGGAAACCGCCGACCGCCTGGCGATGCCCGAATTTAACTTCTTCTGTATCACCCTGGCCATCCAGCGCGAGACCGGCGGCAACCTCGCCGAAACGCTTGCCAACCTGGCAGACGTGCTGCGCAAGCGCGCGCAGATGAAGCTCAAGATCCGCGCGATGAGCTCGGAATCGAAAGCCTCCGCCTACATCGTCGGCGCCCTGCCCTTCATCGTCTTCGCCATGATCTGGTGGATCAACCCCGGCTACATCGGCGAATTCTTTATCGACGAGCGTCTGATCGTCGCGGGACTGGGCGGCATGGTCTGGATGGGCATCGGCGCCTTCATCATGGCCAAGATGGTCAGCTTCGAAATCTGA
- a CDS encoding alpha/beta hydrolase, producing the protein MTFAQTCPTPSSARQEIPAAARECWWTTPDGTRLRRIDWPAPQPAQARGSILFMPGRGDAYEKWLETLDEWHGEGWEVTSADWRGQALSGRLGVDALTGHIDDFSIWINDLVALWDEWRARTPAPHVLVAHSMGGHLALRAVAEGKVRPDALVLSAPMLGLLPDRVPSFVLHQIAKLMVRFGDPRRAAWSGDEKPELVHRARNLLLTHDASRYEDEQFWRRERPAITMGAASWGWIERALDSIRGLEKAGALEAVQVPVLLLGTTRDRLVSWRAIARAAKRLPGGKLIAFGPECRHEILRELDPVRERALAEIRKFLDRVAPACR; encoded by the coding sequence GTGACCTTTGCACAGACCTGCCCGACCCCATCCAGCGCACGGCAGGAGATCCCCGCCGCGGCCCGCGAATGCTGGTGGACCACTCCCGATGGAACGCGCCTTCGCCGGATCGACTGGCCGGCTCCGCAGCCGGCGCAGGCGCGCGGTTCGATCCTGTTCATGCCGGGGCGCGGCGATGCTTACGAGAAGTGGCTCGAGACCCTGGATGAGTGGCATGGCGAGGGCTGGGAAGTCACCTCGGCGGACTGGCGCGGACAGGCTTTGAGCGGCCGTCTGGGGGTCGACGCGCTGACCGGGCACATCGACGACTTCTCCATCTGGATCAATGACCTCGTGGCGCTGTGGGATGAATGGCGCGCCCGGACACCGGCGCCGCATGTGCTCGTCGCCCATTCGATGGGCGGACACCTTGCACTGCGCGCAGTGGCCGAGGGCAAGGTGCGTCCCGATGCGCTGGTGCTCTCGGCACCGATGCTGGGCTTGCTGCCCGACCGGGTGCCCAGTTTCGTGCTGCATCAGATCGCCAAGCTCATGGTCCGGTTCGGCGATCCGCGGCGCGCTGCATGGTCGGGCGACGAGAAGCCCGAACTCGTCCACCGGGCCCGCAATCTGCTGCTGACGCACGATGCCTCGCGCTACGAAGACGAACAATTCTGGCGGCGCGAGCGCCCTGCGATTACCATGGGCGCGGCCAGCTGGGGCTGGATCGAACGGGCGCTCGACTCGATTCGCGGACTGGAAAAGGCAGGCGCGCTAGAGGCGGTGCAGGTGCCGGTCCTGCTGCTGGGGACAACCCGGGATCGCCTCGTGTCGTGGCGAGCCATCGCCCGGGCGGCAAAGCGCCTGCCGGGCGGCAAGCTGATCGCTTTCGGCCCGGAATGCCGTCACGAGATCCTGCGCGAACTCGATCCGGTGCGCGAAAGGGCGCTGGCCGAGATCCGCAAGTTCCTGGACCGCGTCGCCCCCGCCTGCCGGTAA
- the cpaB gene encoding Flp pilus assembly protein CpaB, which translates to MDKKKLVLLVVALLIAAGTAFVARSMFAGASAPQADAAPAAPTGPKVLVAQRALPVGTIITADAISFQDWPSELVKDAYFIDGEADMSKLLGTVVRFPLTAGQPVTQGSLVAPGDRGFLAAALGPGMRAVTIPVSAKTGVGGFVFPGDRVDLVLTQQVKGEGDPLRTSETILRNLRVLATDQTTDNEVVDGKTVVKAFRTVTIEVTPRIAEKVAVAQEIGTLSLSLRSIADSQGEFERILANGEVNVPEGATKEQENQLVRQAMERPIEGNTTYVTGGDVSRFQRSSRPMTADERAARSNAMAVAFSNRGPVSDAAPVRSGPVVRVTRGKTTTAEVVGAK; encoded by the coding sequence ATGGATAAGAAGAAGCTGGTGCTGCTGGTCGTCGCGCTGCTCATCGCAGCGGGGACGGCCTTCGTCGCCCGTTCGATGTTTGCAGGCGCCTCCGCGCCGCAAGCCGATGCCGCGCCGGCCGCGCCGACGGGACCCAAGGTCCTCGTCGCCCAGCGCGCCCTGCCGGTGGGAACCATCATCACCGCCGATGCCATCTCCTTCCAGGACTGGCCTTCGGAACTGGTGAAGGACGCTTACTTCATCGATGGCGAGGCGGACATGTCGAAGCTGCTCGGCACCGTCGTGCGCTTCCCACTCACCGCCGGCCAGCCCGTGACCCAGGGTTCGCTCGTCGCGCCGGGCGACCGCGGCTTCCTTGCCGCCGCGCTTGGCCCGGGCATGCGCGCCGTGACCATTCCGGTGTCGGCCAAGACCGGCGTCGGCGGTTTCGTCTTCCCGGGCGACCGCGTCGACCTCGTCCTGACCCAGCAGGTCAAGGGCGAAGGCGATCCGCTGCGCACCTCCGAAACGATCCTGCGCAACCTGCGCGTCCTTGCCACCGACCAGACCACCGACAACGAGGTCGTCGACGGCAAGACCGTGGTGAAGGCGTTCCGTACCGTCACCATCGAAGTTACCCCGCGCATCGCCGAAAAGGTCGCCGTCGCGCAGGAAATCGGCACGCTCAGCCTTTCGCTGCGCTCGATCGCCGACAGCCAGGGTGAGTTCGAACGGATCCTTGCCAACGGCGAAGTGAACGTGCCCGAAGGCGCGACCAAGGAGCAGGAAAACCAGCTCGTGCGCCAGGCGATGGAACGCCCGATCGAAGGCAACACGACTTACGTCACCGGCGGCGACGTCTCGCGCTTCCAGCGCTCGAGCCGCCCGATGACGGCCGACGAACGCGCCGCGCGCAGCAATGCCATGGCCGTCGCCTTTTCCAACCGCGGTCCGGTTTCGGATGCCGCTCCGGTTCGCTCCGGCCCGGTCGTTCGCGTCACCCGCGGCAAGACCACCACTGCAGAAGTCGTGGGAGCCAAATAA
- the mtnP gene encoding S-methyl-5'-thioadenosine phosphorylase: MRAEKSPFWHIGVIGGSGLAAGIDLDEAQEIPVSSPFGEPSGPVTTGRLNGVRFTFIARHGSGHVLPPSQVNYRANIDVLKRCGVTDVLALSAIGSLREAMAPGDFVAVDQFIDRTIGRDNSFFGPGMVAHVSLADPVCRRLAGMATSAARLAGASVHEAGCYIAIDGPQFSTRAESLMYREWGADVIGMTAMPEARLAREAELPYALLGMVTDYDCWRGVDATVEVSEVLEVMKANAELARQAVRALAANLPPRREPSPFDFALEHALVTAPGARDPELVARLDAVACRIFGETG, encoded by the coding sequence TTGCGCGCTGAAAAAAGCCCCTTCTGGCATATCGGAGTGATCGGCGGATCGGGACTGGCCGCCGGTATCGACCTTGACGAGGCGCAGGAGATTCCGGTTTCCAGCCCCTTCGGCGAGCCTTCCGGGCCGGTGACGACCGGCCGCCTGAACGGCGTGCGTTTCACCTTCATCGCGCGCCATGGGTCCGGGCACGTGCTGCCGCCCTCGCAAGTGAACTACCGCGCCAACATCGACGTGCTCAAGCGTTGCGGTGTTACGGATGTGCTCGCGCTGTCGGCAATCGGTTCTCTGCGCGAGGCGATGGCACCGGGAGATTTCGTGGCGGTCGACCAGTTCATCGACCGCACGATTGGCCGCGATAACAGCTTCTTCGGCCCTGGTATGGTCGCCCATGTCAGTCTTGCCGATCCGGTCTGTCGCCGCCTTGCCGGCATGGCGACCTCGGCGGCCCGGCTGGCCGGTGCCAGCGTTCACGAAGCCGGTTGCTATATCGCCATCGACGGGCCGCAGTTCTCGACCCGGGCGGAAAGCCTGATGTATCGCGAATGGGGCGCAGACGTCATCGGCATGACCGCCATGCCCGAGGCGCGCCTCGCACGTGAGGCGGAACTGCCTTACGCCTTGCTGGGCATGGTCACCGACTACGACTGCTGGCGCGGCGTGGACGCGACGGTAGAGGTTTCCGAAGTGCTGGAAGTGATGAAGGCCAATGCCGAACTGGCGCGGCAGGCTGTGCGCGCACTGGCCGCCAACCTGCCGCCCCGCCGTGAGCCCAGCCCCTTCGATTTCGCGCTGGAGCATGCCCTGGTCACTGCCCCCGGCGCGCGCGATCCTGAACTCGTGGCCCGGCTCGATGCCGTGGCCTGTCGCATCTTCGGCGAAACCGGCTGA
- a CDS encoding A24 family peptidase, with protein sequence MQGGYFSYALLAALATALLYAAYTDVKRREIDNWLNAAIALCAPVWWYSAGYGWADVGFQFGLAVLTFIVTCFLFAMRQMGGGDVKLLTALAFWFSPAAFIQLIVMMGVIGGGASVAMAFFNMRRVPGEVVRDVLAGVTAIAWVWCACLFVYAMATRQPLVDADTLNALGTFLPQPWTIALAILAVLALFAFGFRHMLRRQKSRLPIPYGVAISLAGLWVLSEQAYSAALLS encoded by the coding sequence ATGCAAGGCGGGTATTTTTCGTACGCATTGCTGGCTGCATTGGCAACTGCACTGCTCTATGCCGCCTATACCGACGTAAAGCGGCGTGAGATCGACAACTGGCTGAACGCGGCCATCGCGCTTTGCGCGCCCGTCTGGTGGTATTCGGCCGGATATGGCTGGGCCGACGTCGGCTTCCAGTTCGGCCTGGCGGTCCTTACGTTCATCGTCACCTGCTTCCTGTTCGCCATGCGCCAGATGGGCGGAGGCGACGTGAAGCTGCTGACCGCCCTCGCCTTCTGGTTCAGCCCGGCCGCCTTTATCCAGCTCATCGTCATGATGGGCGTGATCGGCGGCGGCGCGTCTGTGGCAATGGCCTTTTTCAACATGCGCCGCGTGCCCGGTGAAGTCGTTCGCGACGTGCTGGCTGGCGTGACTGCGATCGCATGGGTCTGGTGCGCCTGCCTGTTCGTCTATGCCATGGCGACGCGCCAGCCGCTGGTCGATGCCGATACGCTCAATGCTCTTGGCACCTTCCTGCCGCAGCCCTGGACGATCGCGCTCGCGATCCTCGCCGTGCTCGCACTTTTCGCATTCGGGTTCCGTCACATGCTGCGCAGGCAGAAGTCTCGCCTGCCGATTCCCTATGGCGTCGCCATCTCGCTCGCAGGCCTCTGGGTACTTAGCGAACAGGCCTATTCGGCGGCACTTTTGAGCTGA
- a CDS encoding type II secretion system F family protein, giving the protein MIQQASGPTLLGFDVVFVATLLAAVAAVAMMFAIYAAVTVRDPMAKRVKSLNQRREALKAGITTTARKRQSVVRRNDTTDKMGAFLGSLKVLQDSQLKEIQQKLAQAGIRNKEWAVAVVFARLVAPIVLGVTAAIVIYGIDYFPEWSSFKKFGGFAVALLAGYKGPDIFIQNMITKRTDAIRKGLPDALDLLVICAEAGLTVDASFERVARELGRAYPELGDEFSLTSIELSFLTERRQAFENLAWRVNLDAVRGVVTTMIQTERYGTPLASALRVLSAEFRNERMMRAEEKAARLPAIMTVPLILFILPTLFVVILGPAACSIADAFSGGGPGSN; this is encoded by the coding sequence ATGATCCAACAAGCATCCGGCCCGACGCTCCTCGGTTTCGACGTTGTCTTCGTCGCGACGCTGCTGGCTGCCGTAGCCGCCGTCGCGATGATGTTCGCCATCTATGCCGCGGTCACCGTGCGCGACCCGATGGCCAAGCGCGTCAAGTCGCTCAACCAGCGCCGCGAAGCGCTCAAGGCCGGTATCACCACGACCGCGCGCAAGCGCCAGAGCGTGGTGCGCCGCAACGACACCACCGACAAGATGGGCGCCTTCCTCGGCTCCCTGAAGGTCTTGCAGGACAGCCAGCTAAAGGAAATCCAGCAGAAGCTGGCGCAGGCCGGTATCCGCAACAAGGAGTGGGCCGTCGCCGTCGTTTTTGCGCGCCTCGTCGCGCCGATCGTGCTGGGCGTCACTGCCGCGATCGTGATATACGGCATCGACTACTTTCCGGAATGGAGCAGTTTCAAGAAGTTCGGCGGTTTCGCCGTCGCGCTTCTGGCGGGCTACAAGGGCCCCGACATCTTCATCCAGAACATGATCACCAAGCGCACCGACGCGATCCGCAAGGGTCTCCCGGACGCGCTCGACCTGCTGGTCATCTGCGCCGAAGCCGGCCTGACCGTCGACGCCTCGTTCGAACGCGTTGCCCGCGAACTGGGCCGCGCCTATCCGGAGTTGGGCGACGAATTCTCGCTCACCTCGATCGAGCTGTCGTTCCTCACCGAACGCCGACAGGCTTTCGAGAACCTCGCCTGGCGTGTCAACCTCGATGCCGTCAGAGGCGTCGTCACGACGATGATCCAGACCGAGCGCTACGGTACGCCGCTGGCCTCGGCCCTGCGCGTGCTCTCGGCCGAATTCCGCAACGAGCGCATGATGCGCGCAGAGGAAAAGGCCGCGCGCCTGCCCGCGATCATGACCGTGCCGCTCATCCTGTTCATTCTGCCGACCCTGTTCGTCGTCATTCTCGGCCCGGCGGCCTGCTCGATCGCCGATGCCTTCTCGGGCGGCGGCCCCGGCAGCAACTGA
- a CDS encoding type II and III secretion system protein family protein, which translates to MATPTAIDFSATKGKVMKQRLLKSVLSAACALSPLALAVPAPAAAQSVVRPAQDISLSIGNGQLINVPGTMTDVFVANEAVADVQVKSRNQFYVFGKAGGTTTVYASNAAGTVIWSANIRVGSNLDSVDDMLRLAMPEARIGVSTMGSNTFLLTGTVKTPEDASEAERLVQAYVGDKSNVISRLRMATPLQVNLQVRIAEVSRSLAKSLGVRWATTDSTGGFKFGLGQGSVVGSQFTPGGPLGVGNVKAPAGGSDIVNTATGTTLGGAGKLLGLNLLGALDAGETVGLVTTLAQPNLTALSGETAEFLAGGEFPIPISQGLGSTSIEYKKYGVSLSYTPTVLANGRISIRVRPEVSELSSQGAIVLNNFEVPALTTRRTETTIELGSGQSFMIAGLLSNNSQNTITKMPGAGDLPILGSLFRSTSYKRGETELVIVVTPYLVNPVDANQIALPTDGFQAPNELQRLLGNMASDGVSEAKPPQPTQSPSAVEGPGIGDASGSGKSKKKAKRTAADDSAKPGFTLK; encoded by the coding sequence ATGGCAACCCCAACCGCAATCGATTTCTCCGCCACGAAGGGCAAGGTCATGAAACAGCGCCTTCTCAAGTCCGTGTTGAGTGCCGCCTGCGCCCTGTCGCCGCTGGCTCTCGCCGTCCCGGCTCCGGCTGCAGCCCAGTCGGTAGTCCGCCCGGCGCAGGATATCTCGCTTTCGATCGGCAACGGACAGCTCATCAACGTGCCCGGCACGATGACCGACGTCTTCGTCGCCAATGAGGCGGTCGCCGACGTGCAGGTCAAGTCGCGCAACCAGTTCTACGTCTTCGGCAAGGCCGGCGGCACGACCACGGTCTATGCCAGCAATGCGGCCGGTACCGTGATCTGGTCGGCCAACATCCGCGTCGGCTCCAACCTCGACAGCGTCGACGACATGCTGCGCCTTGCCATGCCCGAGGCCAGGATCGGCGTCTCGACGATGGGCTCCAACACCTTCCTGCTGACGGGCACCGTCAAGACGCCGGAAGACGCTTCGGAAGCAGAGCGCCTCGTCCAGGCCTATGTCGGCGACAAGTCGAACGTGATCAGCCGCCTGCGCATGGCCACGCCGCTGCAGGTCAACCTGCAGGTGCGCATCGCCGAAGTCAGCCGCTCGCTGGCCAAGTCGCTGGGCGTCAGGTGGGCGACAACCGACAGCACAGGCGGTTTCAAATTCGGCCTCGGACAAGGCAGTGTCGTCGGCTCGCAATTCACGCCCGGTGGCCCCCTTGGCGTAGGCAACGTGAAGGCCCCTGCAGGCGGCTCGGACATTGTCAACACAGCCACGGGCACGACCCTTGGCGGTGCAGGAAAGCTGCTGGGCCTCAACCTGCTCGGCGCGCTCGATGCGGGCGAGACCGTCGGCCTCGTCACGACGCTGGCGCAGCCCAACCTGACCGCGCTTTCCGGCGAAACCGCCGAGTTCCTCGCGGGCGGCGAATTCCCGATCCCGATCAGCCAGGGCCTCGGTTCGACCTCGATCGAGTACAAGAAGTACGGCGTCAGCCTCAGCTACACGCCGACTGTCCTCGCCAATGGCCGCATCTCGATCCGGGTGCGTCCGGAAGTCTCGGAACTCTCGAGCCAGGGCGCGATCGTGCTCAACAACTTCGAGGTCCCGGCGCTCACCACCCGCCGCACCGAAACTACCATCGAACTGGGTTCGGGCCAGAGCTTCATGATCGCGGGACTGCTCAGCAACAACTCGCAGAACACGATCACCAAGATGCCCGGCGCAGGCGACCTGCCGATCCTCGGCTCGCTGTTCCGCTCGACGAGCTACAAGCGCGGCGAGACCGAACTGGTGATCGTCGTCACCCCGTATCTCGTCAATCCGGTCGATGCGAACCAGATCGCCTTGCCGACCGACGGCTTCCAGGCTCCCAACGAACTGCAGCGCCTGCTGGGCAACATGGCCAGCGACGGCGTGAGCGAAGCCAAGCCGCCCCAGCCCACGCAGTCGCCTTCGGCTGTCGAGGGTCCGGGCATCGGCGATGCCTCGGGCAGCGGCAAGTCGAAGAAGAAGGCGAAGCGCACGGCCGCCGACGACTCCGCCAAGCCCGGCTTCACCCTGAAGTGA
- a CDS encoding pilus assembly protein CpaE yields MNAHWKTGSPNGRDQFAAYLCDEASLDVLRPIAMEMGWQPEKCNKGGLRNAVQSLSITASPNILMVDLSESGDPLNDINALAEVCEPGTVVVAIGQVNDVRLYRDLIASGIHDYLLKPLSPAQVRDSLAQAQTVFAAPKSHDAGAVRQHIATAVIGTRGGVGSSTLATSLAWLFSADHKLPTALLDLDIHFGTGALSLDLEPGRGLTDAIENPSRIDGLFIERAMIRANDNLAILSAEAPINAPLMTDGAAFVQLEEEFRQAFEMTVIDMPRNMLINFPQLVADVNVVVLVTEMTLASARDAIRMLSWLKSHAPHARVVVVANKVQSSLAEISKSDFEASIENKIQLSIPYDLKAASMAAKLGQTFADANRSSKAGSAIRELARMITDTGDDAAISPAGSKSLLGKLDIKSVMNKVSKKAAADA; encoded by the coding sequence ATGAACGCTCACTGGAAAACCGGGAGCCCCAACGGACGCGACCAGTTCGCCGCCTACTTGTGCGACGAAGCATCGCTCGACGTCCTGCGTCCTATCGCGATGGAAATGGGCTGGCAGCCGGAGAAGTGCAACAAGGGCGGCCTGCGCAATGCCGTGCAGTCGCTCTCGATCACGGCCAGCCCGAATATCCTGATGGTCGACCTGTCGGAAAGCGGCGATCCACTCAACGACATCAACGCCCTTGCCGAAGTCTGCGAACCGGGAACGGTCGTCGTCGCGATCGGTCAGGTTAACGACGTTCGCCTCTATCGCGACCTCATCGCCAGCGGCATCCACGATTACCTGCTCAAGCCGCTTTCGCCGGCGCAGGTGCGCGATTCCCTGGCCCAGGCGCAGACGGTCTTCGCTGCGCCCAAGAGCCATGACGCGGGCGCGGTGCGCCAGCATATCGCCACCGCCGTGATCGGCACGCGCGGCGGCGTGGGTTCCTCGACGCTCGCCACTTCGCTGGCATGGCTGTTCAGCGCCGACCACAAGCTGCCGACCGCACTGCTCGATCTCGACATCCACTTCGGCACCGGCGCGCTGAGCCTCGACCTCGAGCCCGGGCGCGGCCTGACCGACGCGATCGAGAACCCCAGCCGCATCGACGGCCTGTTCATCGAACGCGCCATGATCCGCGCGAACGACAACCTCGCAATTCTCTCCGCCGAAGCGCCGATCAACGCGCCGCTGATGACGGACGGGGCTGCCTTCGTGCAGCTTGAGGAAGAGTTTCGCCAGGCCTTCGAGATGACCGTCATCGACATGCCGCGCAACATGCTGATCAACTTCCCGCAGCTCGTTGCCGATGTGAACGTCGTGGTCCTCGTGACCGAGATGACGCTGGCCTCGGCGCGCGATGCGATCCGCATGCTCTCGTGGCTCAAGTCGCACGCACCGCACGCACGCGTGGTGGTCGTGGCCAACAAGGTCCAGTCCAGCCTTGCCGAAATCAGCAAGTCCGACTTCGAAGCCTCGATCGAGAACAAGATCCAGCTCTCGATCCCCTACGACCTCAAGGCGGCATCGATGGCGGCCAAGCTCGGCCAGACTTTCGCCGATGCGAACCGTTCCAGCAAGGCCGGCAGCGCCATTCGCGAACTCGCCCGGATGATCACCGACACCGGCGACGATGCCGCGATTTCGCCGGCCGGCAGCAAGTCGCTGCTCGGCAAGCTCGATATCAAGTCGGTGATGAACAAGGTCAGCAAGAAGGCCGCAGCCGACGCCTGA